A genomic stretch from Dermochelys coriacea isolate rDerCor1 chromosome 24, rDerCor1.pri.v4, whole genome shotgun sequence includes:
- the EFNA4 gene encoding ephrin-A4 isoform X1 codes for MCPALLLRLLLWGPLLWGRLRPVRGLRHSVYWNSSNPRFLHEDYAVQVSINDYLDIYCPHYEHPVPTGRAETFSLHMVDTEGYQGCYETPGAFKRWECNRPDAPFGPVRFSEKIQRFTPFSLGFEFQPGETYYYISIPSPESAGRCLRLRVAVCCKATTTKPVTEVPKSQPRGRGGSEGPFSLADAPAAAGQMPASILASLAPPGGQGSLHL; via the exons ATGTGCCCGGCGCTGCTGTTGCGGCTCCTGCTCTGGGGCCCGCTGCTGTGGGGGCGGCTCCGGCCGGTGCGCGGCCTCCGGCACAGCGTCTACTGGAACTCGAGCAACCCCAG GTTCCTGCATGAAGACTATGCTGTCCAGGTCTCCATCAATGACTACCTGGACATCTACTGCCCGCACTACGAGCACCCAGTGCCCACGGGCCGGGCTGAGACCTTCAGCCTGCACATGGTGGACACCGAGGGCTACCAGGGCTGCTACGAGACACCTGGTGCCTTTAAGCGCTGGGAGTGCAACCGGCCCGACGCACCCTTCGGGCCAGTCCGCTTCTCTGAGAAGATCCAGCGCTTCACGCCCTTCTCGCTGGGCTTCGAGTTCCAGCCAGGGGAGACCTACTACTACATCT ctatccccagcccagagagcgCCGGGCGGTGCCTGAGGCTACGAGTGGCCGTCTGCTGCAAGGCAACGA CAACAAAGCCTGTGACAGAAGTTCCCAAATCTCAGCCCCGTGGGAGAGGGGGGTCAGAGG ggcccTTCTCCCTCGCCGATGCACCCGCTGCTGCTGGTCAGATGCCCGCCTCCATCCTGGCCTCATTGGCACCTCCTGGTGGTCAGGGCTCCTTGCACCTGTGA
- the EFNA4 gene encoding ephrin-A4 isoform X2 has protein sequence MCPALLLRLLLWGPLLWGRLRPVRGLRHSVYWNSSNPRFLHEDYAVQVSINDYLDIYCPHYEHPVPTGRAETFSLHMVDTEGYQGCYETPGAFKRWECNRPDAPFGPVRFSEKIQRFTPFSLGFEFQPGETYYYISIPSPESAGRCLRLRVAVCCKATTTKPVTEVPKSQPRGRGGSEDTEPPGHSTALATLQPHGPCLSLALIPLPLLWL, from the exons ATGTGCCCGGCGCTGCTGTTGCGGCTCCTGCTCTGGGGCCCGCTGCTGTGGGGGCGGCTCCGGCCGGTGCGCGGCCTCCGGCACAGCGTCTACTGGAACTCGAGCAACCCCAG GTTCCTGCATGAAGACTATGCTGTCCAGGTCTCCATCAATGACTACCTGGACATCTACTGCCCGCACTACGAGCACCCAGTGCCCACGGGCCGGGCTGAGACCTTCAGCCTGCACATGGTGGACACCGAGGGCTACCAGGGCTGCTACGAGACACCTGGTGCCTTTAAGCGCTGGGAGTGCAACCGGCCCGACGCACCCTTCGGGCCAGTCCGCTTCTCTGAGAAGATCCAGCGCTTCACGCCCTTCTCGCTGGGCTTCGAGTTCCAGCCAGGGGAGACCTACTACTACATCT ctatccccagcccagagagcgCCGGGCGGTGCCTGAGGCTACGAGTGGCCGTCTGCTGCAAGGCAACGA CAACAAAGCCTGTGACAGAAGTTCCCAAATCTCAGCCCCGTGGGAGAGGGGGGTCAGAGG ACACCGAGCCGCCGGGTCACAGCACCGCGCTGGCCACGCTCCAGCCCCACGGCCCCTGCCTCAGCCTtgccctcatccccctccccctcctgtggCTCTGA